The following are encoded in a window of Castanea sativa cultivar Marrone di Chiusa Pesio chromosome 5, ASM4071231v1 genomic DNA:
- the LOC142633814 gene encoding uncharacterized protein LOC142633814 produces MTSSHSHQATELESGTVDSVASSPRGVDLHTRVRFMCSFGGKILPRPHDNQLRYVGGDTRIVAVHRATNYSTLLTRLSKLSGTTNVTVKYQLPNEDLDALISVTTDEDVENMLDEYDRFTQNQNPRSARLRLFLFRNSDDHDSSRTSSISSANRDHWFLDAINHGGSGLGLERGRSEASSIISELPDYLFGLDNSEETQTQTQTQIHDPKIRTRQLENVSNSDPGSPAPVVSPPFCSTSSVPSVQAMLNLPPVKTKPDSPEPVVEPKENQVEVETGESVIPIPSGYPGNQVIHYISDPRYPGQAVQHVPVYYIPGPMQPGNVPIQTVHMQAPYVPQYPIGAGQIPVGYHHSGVGQVYGGGMRPITTTFDSYDVTGGMVSDGVNQQAFYGVKNPSMVPMYSGMMVPGGDDLQGIGSEVKPSRASQ; encoded by the exons ATGACTTCATCACATTCACACCAAGCAACTGAGCTAGAATCAGGTACAGTCGACTCCGTTGCGTCCTCGCCTCGCGGAGTTGATCTGCACACACGTGTACGGTTCATGTGCAGCTTCGGCGGCAAGATCTTACCACGACCGCACGATAACCAACTCCGCTACGTGGGCGGCGACACACGCATCGTTGCTGTACACCGCGCCACAAACTATTCCACTCTCCTCACCAGGCTCTCTAAACTCTCAG GTACAACAAATGTAACTGTGAAGTACCAGCTTCCGAACGAGGATCTTGATGCGTTGATTTCTGTTACAACGGACGAGGATGTTGAGAACATGTTGGATGAGTACGACCGGTTCACACAGAATCAAAACCCAAGGTCGGCTCGCCTTAGGCTATTTTTGTTTCGTAATAGTGATGACCATGATTCTAGTAGAACCAGTAGTATCAGCTCGGCTAATCGTGACCATTGGTTTCTCGATGCTATCAATCATGGCGGCTCGGGCTTGGGTTTGGAGCGTGGAAGATCCGAAGCCTCTTCTATTATTTCTGAATTACCTGATTATCTATTCGGTTTAGATAATTCTGAAgagacccaaacccaaacccaaacccaaatccatGACCCGAAAATAAGGACCCGGCAGCTTGAAAATGTGTCGAATTCAGATCCGGGTTCTCCTGCTCCGGTTGTGAGTCCACCCTTTTGTTCAACATCATCTGTTCCTTCTGTTCAAGCCATGCTTAATCTTCCACCTGTCAAGACCAAGCCCGATAGCCCGGAACCGGTTGTGGAACCAAAAGAGAATCAAGTTGAGGTGGAGACGGGTGAATCGGTTATACCAATACCATCCGGGTACCCGGGAAACCAAGTAATTCATTACATTTCAGATCCTCGTTATCCGGGTCAAGCGGTACAACATGTACCTGTTTATTACATTCCGGGTCCAATGCAACCCGGGAATGTTCCGATTCAAACCGTTCATATGCAGGCCCCATATGTTCCACAATACCCAATTGGGGCGGGTCAAATACCAGTTGGGTACCATCATTCGGGTGTGGGTCAAGTATATGGCGGAGGGATGAGGCCAATTACAACAACATTTGACTCGTATGATGTTACAGGAGGAATGGTTTCCGATGGGGTGAATCAGCAAGCATTTTATGGTGTTAAAAACCCGA